AAGAAGAAAACGCCGATAATGACCGGCTTCAAGGAAGAAAAACATCATTTTCATCCTTTCTTATGACGCATAACACCAAAGTTTCAATCTTCACACTGGCACTGGGAATGACTTACGGAATAGGCACGATCATCATGCTGTTTTATAATGGAGTGATCCTTGGAGCCATTGCAATTGACTATATCATGGCAGGGGAAACCTGGTTTCTGTTCGGTTGGTTGCTGCCTCATGGCTCAGTCGAAATACCGGCAATTCTTCTTGCCGGTCAGGCAGGCCTGGTACTTGCCGGATCGCTTATCGGGTGGGGAAAACCTTTAACGCTGAGAAACCGTCTAAGAGAAGTATCCAACGATTTGGTGACTCTTATTTTCGGAGTAGCCATTCTGCTGGTTTGGGCAGGAATCGTTGAAGCCTTTTTTTCCCAGTATCACGAGCCGGTCATTCCTTATACGGTTAAAATTGGGTTCGGGGCAATTGAACTATTGATGTTGGCACTGTTTTTAGCAAAATCAGGTGAGAAGAGGAAAGAAAAGACATTATGAGCCATCACAAGGCGAACACGTTAAACATAAGAACACCTGAGGGCGTGGTGTTTTCCCTGCAACTTGCCGGACCGGTGACCCGTTTTATGGGATGGGCAATCGATCTTGCCGCCATTTCCGTGATCTCCTCGATGTTAAATGTGATTCTGGGAATGATTGGTATTATCAGCAGAGATATTGCCATGGCAGCCAGTATGCTATCTTATTTCGTCGTTTCCATCGGGTATGGTATTGTCACCGAATGGCACTGGCAGGGGCAGACATTGGGGAAACGACTTCTTAAGCTTAGGGTAATGGATGAGCAGGGATTGAGTCTTCAATTCAGCCAGGTTGTGATTCGAAACCTCCTTCGTTTTGTGGACAGCCTGCCGGTTTTTTACCTGGTAGGTGGAATGGCGTGTCTGATAAGCCAGAGAGCCCAGAGGTTGGGAGATTTTGCTGCCAATACGATTGTGGTTTGGAACCCGTCGGTGTCAAAACCGGACCTGGATCAACTCCTTGAAGGAAAATATAATTCTTTTCGTGAGTATCCGCATTTGGAAGCACGGTTGCGCCAGCGGGTATCTCCCCAGGAGGCCGGCATTGCACTCCAGGCAATCATGCGGCGTGATGAACTGGAACCTGTTGCGCGTATTGAACTTTT
This DNA window, taken from Thermodesulfobacteriota bacterium, encodes the following:
- a CDS encoding stage II sporulation protein M, with translation MIIDLRKFIKEEKPYWDELEGFLNEVEKGPGIKLDLARLKRFHYLYQRASADLAKLATFSSEPNMRRYVESLVGRAYGEIHETREKPHRLNPLHWFFTSFPRTFRRHIRAFGISLLAMLIGLTLGGFAILIDSDAKEALIGFSHLKGDPSERVAKEENADNDRLQGRKTSFSSFLMTHNTKVSIFTLALGMTYGIGTIIMLFYNGVILGAIAIDYIMAGETWFLFGWLLPHGSVEIPAILLAGQAGLVLAGSLIGWGKPLTLRNRLREVSNDLVTLIFGVAILLVWAGIVEAFFSQYHEPVIPYTVKIGFGAIELLMLALFLAKSGEKRKEKTL
- a CDS encoding RDD family protein, producing MSHHKANTLNIRTPEGVVFSLQLAGPVTRFMGWAIDLAAISVISSMLNVILGMIGIISRDIAMAASMLSYFVVSIGYGIVTEWHWQGQTLGKRLLKLRVMDEQGLSLQFSQVVIRNLLRFVDSLPVFYLVGGMACLISQRAQRLGDFAANTIVVWNPSVSKPDLDQLLEGKYNSFREYPHLEARLRQRVSPQEAGIALQAIMRRDELEPVARIELFGDIVYHFRTVVEFPQEATDGISDEQYVRNVVDALYRTKA